From Candidatus Eisenbacteria bacterium, a single genomic window includes:
- a CDS encoding cyclic nucleotide-binding domain-containing protein: MEALMTLVEKTMFLKSVALLSGVPTEPLAQIASRAREIHVDPGEALFREGEPNRGVFLVVVGRVVISQGSALHGIRSTGDGIGELALAESEPHKVTAVAMDHVHVVNIPTTDLFEIMLDFPEVGVSLARFLAGRVFEVGQRIGELEGQVAHLNAVIRAAGLTIPDPSTVLGGEPATKR, from the coding sequence GTGGAAGCCCTGATGACGCTGGTCGAAAAGACGATGTTCCTCAAGAGTGTGGCGCTGCTCTCGGGGGTGCCGACCGAGCCGTTGGCGCAGATCGCCTCACGCGCGCGAGAGATCCATGTGGATCCCGGCGAGGCGCTGTTCCGCGAGGGCGAGCCGAATCGCGGCGTGTTCCTGGTGGTGGTGGGCCGCGTGGTGATCAGCCAGGGCTCGGCACTGCACGGCATTCGCAGCACCGGTGACGGCATTGGCGAGCTGGCGCTCGCCGAGAGCGAGCCGCACAAGGTGACCGCCGTCGCGATGGACCACGTCCACGTCGTGAACATCCCGACCACCGATCTGTTCGAGATCATGCTCGACTTCCCGGAAGTCGGGGTGTCGCTCGCTCGCTTCCTGGCCGGTCGCGTGTTCGAAGTCGGACAGCGCATCGGCGAGCTGGAGGGTCAGGTCGCGCACCTGAACGCGGTCATTCGCGCCGCGGGGCTGACGATCCCGGACCCGTCCACCGTGCTCGGCGGTGAACCCGCGACGAAGCGCTAG